From one Vanacampus margaritifer isolate UIUO_Vmar chromosome 12, RoL_Vmar_1.0, whole genome shotgun sequence genomic stretch:
- the nckap1 gene encoding nck-associated protein 1 isoform X2, with amino-acid sequence MSRGVIQPSQQKLAEKLTILNDRGIGMLTRVYNIKKQGQVWKACGDPKAKPSYLVDKNLESAVKFIVRKFPAVETRNNNLAQLQKEKSEILKNLALYYFTFVDVMEFKDHVCELLNSIDVCQVFFDITVNFDLTKNYLELVVTYTTLMIILSRIEERKAIIGLYNYAHEMTHGASDREYPRLGQMIVDYENPLKKLMEEFVPHGKSLSDALISLQMVYPRRNLSADQWRNAQLLSLISAPSTMLNPAQSDTMPCEYLSLDAMEKWIVFGFILCHAVLNSDAAALSLWKLALQSSTCLCLFRDEVFHIHKAAEDLFVNIRGYNKRINDIRECKEQALSHAGSMHRERRKFLRSALKELATVLADQPGLLGPKALFVFMALSFARDEIIWLLRHADNIQKKSTDDFIDKHIAELIFYMEELRAHVRKYGPVMQRYYVQYLSGFDAVVLNELVQNLSVCPEDESIIMSSFVNTMTSLSVKQVEDGEVFDFRGMRLDWFRLQAYTSVSKASLGIADHKELGKMMNTIIFHTKMVDSLVEMLVETSDLSIFCFYSRAFEKMFQQCLELPSQSRHSICFPLLCTHFMSCTHELCPEEFVSLAPSLQRHHIGDRSLSLCNMFLDEMAKQARNLITDICTEQCTLSDQLLPKHCAKTISQAVNKKSKKATGKKGEPEREKPGVESMRKNRLLVTNLDKLHTALSELCFSINYVPNLAVWEHTFTPREYLTSHLEIRFTKSIVGMTMYNQATQEIAKPSELLTSVRAYMTVLQSIENYVTIDITRVFNNVLLQQTQHLDSHGEPTITSLYTNWYLETLLRQVSNGHIAYFPAMKAFVNLPTENELTFNAEEYSDISEMRSLSELLGPYGMKFLSESLMWHISSQVAELKKLVVENMEVLTQMRTSFDKPDHMAALFKKLTSVDSVLKRMTIIGVILSFRSLAQEALRDVLSCHIPFLVSSVEDFKDHIPRETDMKVAMNVYELSSAAGLPCEIDPALVVALSSQKSENISPEEEYKIACLLMVFVAVSLPTLASNVMSQYSPAIEGHCNNIHCLAKAINQIAAALFTIHKGSIEDRLKEFLALASSSLLKIGQETDKMTTRNRESVYLLLDMIVQESPFLTMDLLESCFPYVLLRNAYHAVYKQSISANA; translated from the exons GCATGTGGAGACCCCAAAGCCAAGCCCTCCTACCTGGTGGACAAGAACCTGGAATCTGCCGTCAAGTTCATCGTCAGGAAGTTTCCCGCTGTGGAGACGCGGAATAACAAC CTGGCTCAGCTGCAGAAGGAGAAGTCGGAGATTCTGAAGAACTTGGCTCTCTACTACTTTACCTTTGTTGATGTCATGGAATTTAAG GATCACGTGTGTGAGCTGCTCAACAGCATCGACGTGTGCCAAGTTTTCTTTGACATT ACGGTGAACTTTGACCTGACGAAAAACTACCTAGAGCTGGTGGTGACTTACACTACACTCATGATCATTCTGTCACGCATCGAGGAGAGGAAAGCCATCATCGGCCTGTACAATTACGCTCACGAGATGACGCATGGAGCCAG TGACCGCGAGTACCCCAGGCTGGGCCAGATGATCGTGGATTATGAGAACCCTCTGAAGAAGTTGATGGAGGAGTTTGTTCCACACGGCAAG TCTCTGTCCGACGCTCTGATCAGCCTTCAGATGGTCTACCCCAGAAGGAATCTTTCCGCCGACCAGTGGAGGAACGCCCAGCTGCTCTCGCTCATCTCTGCTCCCTCCACCATGCTCAACCCCGCACAGTCAGACACC ATGCCCTGTGAATACTTATCTCTGGACGCGATGGAGAAATGGATCGTTT TCGGTTTCATTCTGTGTCATGCGGTGCTGAACAGCGACGCGGCGGCGTTGTCGCTGTGGAAGCTGGCGCTGCAGAGCTCCACCTGCCTCTGCTTGTTCAGGGATGAAGTCTTCCACATCCACAAGGCTGCTGAGGATCTCTTTGTCAACATCCGAGG GTACAACAAGCGCATCAATGACATCAGAGAGTGCAAGGAACAGGCGCTGTCTCACGC AGGCTCCATGCACCGAGAGCGACGCAAGTTTCTCCGGTCCGCCCTCAAGGAGCTGGCCACCGTCTTGGCGGACCAGCCGGGCCTGCTGGGGCCAAAG GCGTTATTTGTTTTCATGGCGTTATCGTTTGCCCGAGACGAGATCATCTGGTTGCTTCGACACGCCGACAACATCCAGAAGAAAAGCACGGATGACTTCATCGACAA ACACATTGCGGAGCTGATCTTCTACATGGAGGAGCTGCGAGCTCACGTGAGGAAGTACGGGCCCGTCATGCAGCGATACTACGTGCAGTACCTGTCCGGCTTCGATGCTGTCGTACTCAACGAGCTGGTGCAG AACCTGTCCGTGTGTCCAGAGGATGAGTCTATCATCATGTCTTCCTTCGTCAACACGATGACGTCACTCAGCGTCAAACAAG TTGAGGATGGCGAGGTGTTCGACTTCAGAGGCATGAGGCTCGACTGGTTTAGACTGcag GCCTACACCAGCGTGTCCAAGGCCAGTCTCGGGATCGCCGACCACAAGGAGCTCGGCAAAATGATGAACACCATCATCTTCCACACCAAGATGGTGGACTCGCTGGTGGAGATGCTGGTGGAGACCTCTGACCTCTCCATATTCTG TTTCTACAGCCGTGCGTTTGAGAAGATGTTCCAGCAGTGCTTGGAGCTTCCCTCGCAGAGCCGCCACTCCATCTGCTTCCCTTTGCTTTGCACACACTTCATGTCGTGCACACACGAGCTGTGTCCCGAGGAG TTTGTGTCCTTGGCTCCATCCCTGCAGCGGCACCACATCGGGGACCGCAGCTTGTCGTTGTGTAACATGTTTCTGGATGAGATGGCCAAACAAGCCCGAAACCTCATCACGGATATCTGCACTGAACAATGTACTCTTAGTGATCAG CTGCTTCCCAAACACTGTGCCAAGACCATCAGCCAGGCCGTCAACAAGAAGAGCAAGAAGGCCACGGGAAAGAAGGGCGAGCCGGAGCGAGAGAAACCGGGAGTGGAGAGCATGAGGAAGAACCGACTACTGGTCACTAA TCTGGACAAATTGCACACGGCGCTATCAGAACTCTGCTTCTCCATCAACTACGTTCCCAACTTGGCGGTGTGGGAGCACACGTTCACGCCGAGAGAGTACCTCACTTCACATCTGGAGATCCGGTTTACCAA GTCCATCGTGGGCATGACCATGTACAACCAGGCCACTCAGGAGATCGCCAAGCCCAGCGAGCTGCTGACCAGCGTGCGGGCCTACATGACGGTGCTGCAGTCCATCGAGAATTACGTCACCATCGACATCACGCGGGTTTTCAACAACGTCCTGCTGCAGCAGACGCAACATCTGGACAGCCACGGCGAGCCCACCATCACCAGCCTCTACACCAACTG GTACCTGGAGACGTTGCTGCGGCAGGTCAGCAACGGACACATCGCTTACTTTCCCGCCATGAAGGCTTTCGTCAACCTGCCCACGGAGAACGAGCTGACCTTCAACGCCGAGGAATACTCCGACATCTCAG AGATGCGCTCGCTGTCTGAGCTGCTGGGACCGTACGGCATGAAGTTCCTCAGCGAGAGCCTCATGTGGCACATCTCCTCGCAGGTGGCCGAGCTCAAG AAATTAGTGGTGGAGAACATGGAAGTGTTGACCCAGATGAGAACCAGCTTTGACAAACCCGACCACATGGCGGCGCTCTTCAAAAAGCTCACCT ccgtGGACAGCGTCCTGAAGAGGATGACTATCATCGGCGTGATCCTGTCATTCCGCTCCCTGGCCCAGGAAGCACTGCGAGAC GTGTTATCTTGCCACATTCCCTTCCTGGTCAGCTCGGTGGAGGATTTCAAGGACCACATTCCCAGAGAAACGGACATGAAG GTGGCCATGAACGTCTACGAGCTATCTTCCGCCGCCGGTTTGCCCTGCGAGATCGACCCGGCCCTGGTGGTGGCGCTGTCCTCGCAAAAGAGCG AGAACATCAGTCCAGAGGAGGAATATAAGATAGCGTGTCTGCTGATGGTGTTTGTGGCCGTTTCCTTGCCAACGCTGGCCAGCAACGTGATGTCGCAATACAGCCCCGCCATCGAag GCCACTGTAACAACATCCACTGCCTGGCCAAAGCCATCAACCAGATCGCCGCCGCACTCTTCACCATCCACAAAGGAAGCATCGAGGACCGCCTCAAAGAGTTCCTGGCT CTGGCCTCGTCCAGCCTTCTGAAGATCGGCCAGGAGACGGACAAGATGACGACGCGTAACAGAGAGTCGGTTTACCTGCTGCTGGACATG ATTGTGCAGGAGTCGCCCTTCCTGACCATGGACTTGCTGGAATCCTGCTTCCCATACGTGCTCCTGCGGAACGCCTACCACGCCGTCTACAAGCAGAGCATCAGCGCCAACGCataa
- the nckap1 gene encoding nck-associated protein 1 isoform X6 — MSRGVIQPSQQKLAEKLTILNDRGIGMLTRVYNIKKQGQVWKACGDPKAKPSYLVDKNLESAVKFIVRKFPAVETRNNNLAQLQKEKSEILKNLALYYFTFVDVMEFKDHVCELLNSIDVCQVFFDITVNFDLTKNYLELVVTYTTLMIILSRIEERKAIIGLYNYAHEMTHGASDREYPRLGQMIVDYENPLKKLMEEFVPHGKSLSDALISLQMVYPRRNLSADQWRNAQLLSLISAPSTMLNPAQSDTMPCEYLSLDAMEKWIVFGFILCHAVLNSDAAALSLWKLALQSSTCLCLFRDEVFHIHKAAEDLFVNIRGYNKRINDIRECKEQALSHAGSMHRERRKFLRSALKELATVLADQPGLLGPKALFVFMALSFARDEIIWLLRHADNIQKKSTDDFIDKHIAELIFYMEELRAHVRKYGPVMQRYYVQYLSGFDAVVLNELVQNLSVCPEDESIIMSSFVNTMTSLSVKQVEDGEVFDFRGMRLDWFRLQAYTSVSKASLGIADHKELGKMMNTIIFHTKMVDSLVEMLVETSDLSIFCFYSRAFEKMFQQCLELPSQSRHSICFPLLCTHFMSCTHELCPEERHHIGDRSLSLCNMFLDEMAKQARNLITDICTEQCTLSDQLLPKHCAKTISQAVNKKSKKATGKKGEPEREKPGVESMRKNRLLVTNLDKLHTALSELCFSINYVPNLAVWEHTFTPREYLTSHLEIRFTKSIVGMTMYNQATQEIAKPSELLTSVRAYMTVLQSIENYVTIDITRVFNNVLLQQTQHLDSHGEPTITSLYTNWYLETLLRQVSNGHIAYFPAMKAFVNLPTENELTFNAEEYSDISEMRSLSELLGPYGMKFLSESLMWHISSQVAELKKLVVENMEVLTQMRTSFDKPDHMAALFKKLTSVDSVLKRMTIIGVILSFRSLAQEALRDVLSCHIPFLVSSVEDFKDHIPRETDMKVAMNVYELSSAAGLPCEIDPALVVALSSQKSENISPEEEYKIACLLMVFVAVSLPTLASNVMSQYSPAIEGHCNNIHCLAKAINQIAAALFTIHKGSIEDRLKEFLALASSSLLKIGQETDKMTTRNRESVYLLLDMIVQESPFLTMDLLESCFPYVLLRNAYHAVYKQSISANA; from the exons GCATGTGGAGACCCCAAAGCCAAGCCCTCCTACCTGGTGGACAAGAACCTGGAATCTGCCGTCAAGTTCATCGTCAGGAAGTTTCCCGCTGTGGAGACGCGGAATAACAAC CTGGCTCAGCTGCAGAAGGAGAAGTCGGAGATTCTGAAGAACTTGGCTCTCTACTACTTTACCTTTGTTGATGTCATGGAATTTAAG GATCACGTGTGTGAGCTGCTCAACAGCATCGACGTGTGCCAAGTTTTCTTTGACATT ACGGTGAACTTTGACCTGACGAAAAACTACCTAGAGCTGGTGGTGACTTACACTACACTCATGATCATTCTGTCACGCATCGAGGAGAGGAAAGCCATCATCGGCCTGTACAATTACGCTCACGAGATGACGCATGGAGCCAG TGACCGCGAGTACCCCAGGCTGGGCCAGATGATCGTGGATTATGAGAACCCTCTGAAGAAGTTGATGGAGGAGTTTGTTCCACACGGCAAG TCTCTGTCCGACGCTCTGATCAGCCTTCAGATGGTCTACCCCAGAAGGAATCTTTCCGCCGACCAGTGGAGGAACGCCCAGCTGCTCTCGCTCATCTCTGCTCCCTCCACCATGCTCAACCCCGCACAGTCAGACACC ATGCCCTGTGAATACTTATCTCTGGACGCGATGGAGAAATGGATCGTTT TCGGTTTCATTCTGTGTCATGCGGTGCTGAACAGCGACGCGGCGGCGTTGTCGCTGTGGAAGCTGGCGCTGCAGAGCTCCACCTGCCTCTGCTTGTTCAGGGATGAAGTCTTCCACATCCACAAGGCTGCTGAGGATCTCTTTGTCAACATCCGAGG GTACAACAAGCGCATCAATGACATCAGAGAGTGCAAGGAACAGGCGCTGTCTCACGC AGGCTCCATGCACCGAGAGCGACGCAAGTTTCTCCGGTCCGCCCTCAAGGAGCTGGCCACCGTCTTGGCGGACCAGCCGGGCCTGCTGGGGCCAAAG GCGTTATTTGTTTTCATGGCGTTATCGTTTGCCCGAGACGAGATCATCTGGTTGCTTCGACACGCCGACAACATCCAGAAGAAAAGCACGGATGACTTCATCGACAA ACACATTGCGGAGCTGATCTTCTACATGGAGGAGCTGCGAGCTCACGTGAGGAAGTACGGGCCCGTCATGCAGCGATACTACGTGCAGTACCTGTCCGGCTTCGATGCTGTCGTACTCAACGAGCTGGTGCAG AACCTGTCCGTGTGTCCAGAGGATGAGTCTATCATCATGTCTTCCTTCGTCAACACGATGACGTCACTCAGCGTCAAACAAG TTGAGGATGGCGAGGTGTTCGACTTCAGAGGCATGAGGCTCGACTGGTTTAGACTGcag GCCTACACCAGCGTGTCCAAGGCCAGTCTCGGGATCGCCGACCACAAGGAGCTCGGCAAAATGATGAACACCATCATCTTCCACACCAAGATGGTGGACTCGCTGGTGGAGATGCTGGTGGAGACCTCTGACCTCTCCATATTCTG TTTCTACAGCCGTGCGTTTGAGAAGATGTTCCAGCAGTGCTTGGAGCTTCCCTCGCAGAGCCGCCACTCCATCTGCTTCCCTTTGCTTTGCACACACTTCATGTCGTGCACACACGAGCTGTGTCCCGAGGAG CGGCACCACATCGGGGACCGCAGCTTGTCGTTGTGTAACATGTTTCTGGATGAGATGGCCAAACAAGCCCGAAACCTCATCACGGATATCTGCACTGAACAATGTACTCTTAGTGATCAG CTGCTTCCCAAACACTGTGCCAAGACCATCAGCCAGGCCGTCAACAAGAAGAGCAAGAAGGCCACGGGAAAGAAGGGCGAGCCGGAGCGAGAGAAACCGGGAGTGGAGAGCATGAGGAAGAACCGACTACTGGTCACTAA TCTGGACAAATTGCACACGGCGCTATCAGAACTCTGCTTCTCCATCAACTACGTTCCCAACTTGGCGGTGTGGGAGCACACGTTCACGCCGAGAGAGTACCTCACTTCACATCTGGAGATCCGGTTTACCAA GTCCATCGTGGGCATGACCATGTACAACCAGGCCACTCAGGAGATCGCCAAGCCCAGCGAGCTGCTGACCAGCGTGCGGGCCTACATGACGGTGCTGCAGTCCATCGAGAATTACGTCACCATCGACATCACGCGGGTTTTCAACAACGTCCTGCTGCAGCAGACGCAACATCTGGACAGCCACGGCGAGCCCACCATCACCAGCCTCTACACCAACTG GTACCTGGAGACGTTGCTGCGGCAGGTCAGCAACGGACACATCGCTTACTTTCCCGCCATGAAGGCTTTCGTCAACCTGCCCACGGAGAACGAGCTGACCTTCAACGCCGAGGAATACTCCGACATCTCAG AGATGCGCTCGCTGTCTGAGCTGCTGGGACCGTACGGCATGAAGTTCCTCAGCGAGAGCCTCATGTGGCACATCTCCTCGCAGGTGGCCGAGCTCAAG AAATTAGTGGTGGAGAACATGGAAGTGTTGACCCAGATGAGAACCAGCTTTGACAAACCCGACCACATGGCGGCGCTCTTCAAAAAGCTCACCT ccgtGGACAGCGTCCTGAAGAGGATGACTATCATCGGCGTGATCCTGTCATTCCGCTCCCTGGCCCAGGAAGCACTGCGAGAC GTGTTATCTTGCCACATTCCCTTCCTGGTCAGCTCGGTGGAGGATTTCAAGGACCACATTCCCAGAGAAACGGACATGAAG GTGGCCATGAACGTCTACGAGCTATCTTCCGCCGCCGGTTTGCCCTGCGAGATCGACCCGGCCCTGGTGGTGGCGCTGTCCTCGCAAAAGAGCG AGAACATCAGTCCAGAGGAGGAATATAAGATAGCGTGTCTGCTGATGGTGTTTGTGGCCGTTTCCTTGCCAACGCTGGCCAGCAACGTGATGTCGCAATACAGCCCCGCCATCGAag GCCACTGTAACAACATCCACTGCCTGGCCAAAGCCATCAACCAGATCGCCGCCGCACTCTTCACCATCCACAAAGGAAGCATCGAGGACCGCCTCAAAGAGTTCCTGGCT CTGGCCTCGTCCAGCCTTCTGAAGATCGGCCAGGAGACGGACAAGATGACGACGCGTAACAGAGAGTCGGTTTACCTGCTGCTGGACATG ATTGTGCAGGAGTCGCCCTTCCTGACCATGGACTTGCTGGAATCCTGCTTCCCATACGTGCTCCTGCGGAACGCCTACCACGCCGTCTACAAGCAGAGCATCAGCGCCAACGCataa
- the nckap1 gene encoding nck-associated protein 1 isoform X7 — MSRGVIQPSQQKLAEKLTILNDRGIGMLTRVYNIKKACGDPKAKPSYLVDKNLESAVKFIVRKFPAVETRNNNQQLAQLQKEKSEILKNLALYYFTFVDVMEFKDHVCELLNSIDVCQVFFDITVNFDLTKNYLELVVTYTTLMIILSRIEERKAIIGLYNYAHEMTHGASDREYPRLGQMIVDYENPLKKLMEEFVPHGKSLSDALISLQMVYPRRNLSADQWRNAQLLSLISAPSTMLNPAQSDTMPCEYLSLDAMEKWIVFGFILCHAVLNSDAAALSLWKLALQSSTCLCLFRDEVFHIHKAAEDLFVNIRGYNKRINDIRECKEQALSHAGSMHRERRKFLRSALKELATVLADQPGLLGPKALFVFMALSFARDEIIWLLRHADNIQKKSTDDFIDKHIAELIFYMEELRAHVRKYGPVMQRYYVQYLSGFDAVVLNELVQNLSVCPEDESIIMSSFVNTMTSLSVKQVEDGEVFDFRGMRLDWFRLQAYTSVSKASLGIADHKELGKMMNTIIFHTKMVDSLVEMLVETSDLSIFCFYSRAFEKMFQQCLELPSQSRHSICFPLLCTHFMSCTHELCPEERHHIGDRSLSLCNMFLDEMAKQARNLITDICTEQCTLSDQLLPKHCAKTISQAVNKKSKKATGKKGEPEREKPGVESMRKNRLLVTNLDKLHTALSELCFSINYVPNLAVWEHTFTPREYLTSHLEIRFTKSIVGMTMYNQATQEIAKPSELLTSVRAYMTVLQSIENYVTIDITRVFNNVLLQQTQHLDSHGEPTITSLYTNWYLETLLRQVSNGHIAYFPAMKAFVNLPTENELTFNAEEYSDISEMRSLSELLGPYGMKFLSESLMWHISSQVAELKKLVVENMEVLTQMRTSFDKPDHMAALFKKLTSVDSVLKRMTIIGVILSFRSLAQEALRDVLSCHIPFLVSSVEDFKDHIPRETDMKVAMNVYELSSAAGLPCEIDPALVVALSSQKSENISPEEEYKIACLLMVFVAVSLPTLASNVMSQYSPAIEGHCNNIHCLAKAINQIAAALFTIHKGSIEDRLKEFLALASSSLLKIGQETDKMTTRNRESVYLLLDMIVQESPFLTMDLLESCFPYVLLRNAYHAVYKQSISANA, encoded by the exons GCATGTGGAGACCCCAAAGCCAAGCCCTCCTACCTGGTGGACAAGAACCTGGAATCTGCCGTCAAGTTCATCGTCAGGAAGTTTCCCGCTGTGGAGACGCGGAATAACAAC CAACAGCTGGCTCAGCTGCAGAAGGAGAAGTCGGAGATTCTGAAGAACTTGGCTCTCTACTACTTTACCTTTGTTGATGTCATGGAATTTAAG GATCACGTGTGTGAGCTGCTCAACAGCATCGACGTGTGCCAAGTTTTCTTTGACATT ACGGTGAACTTTGACCTGACGAAAAACTACCTAGAGCTGGTGGTGACTTACACTACACTCATGATCATTCTGTCACGCATCGAGGAGAGGAAAGCCATCATCGGCCTGTACAATTACGCTCACGAGATGACGCATGGAGCCAG TGACCGCGAGTACCCCAGGCTGGGCCAGATGATCGTGGATTATGAGAACCCTCTGAAGAAGTTGATGGAGGAGTTTGTTCCACACGGCAAG TCTCTGTCCGACGCTCTGATCAGCCTTCAGATGGTCTACCCCAGAAGGAATCTTTCCGCCGACCAGTGGAGGAACGCCCAGCTGCTCTCGCTCATCTCTGCTCCCTCCACCATGCTCAACCCCGCACAGTCAGACACC ATGCCCTGTGAATACTTATCTCTGGACGCGATGGAGAAATGGATCGTTT TCGGTTTCATTCTGTGTCATGCGGTGCTGAACAGCGACGCGGCGGCGTTGTCGCTGTGGAAGCTGGCGCTGCAGAGCTCCACCTGCCTCTGCTTGTTCAGGGATGAAGTCTTCCACATCCACAAGGCTGCTGAGGATCTCTTTGTCAACATCCGAGG GTACAACAAGCGCATCAATGACATCAGAGAGTGCAAGGAACAGGCGCTGTCTCACGC AGGCTCCATGCACCGAGAGCGACGCAAGTTTCTCCGGTCCGCCCTCAAGGAGCTGGCCACCGTCTTGGCGGACCAGCCGGGCCTGCTGGGGCCAAAG GCGTTATTTGTTTTCATGGCGTTATCGTTTGCCCGAGACGAGATCATCTGGTTGCTTCGACACGCCGACAACATCCAGAAGAAAAGCACGGATGACTTCATCGACAA ACACATTGCGGAGCTGATCTTCTACATGGAGGAGCTGCGAGCTCACGTGAGGAAGTACGGGCCCGTCATGCAGCGATACTACGTGCAGTACCTGTCCGGCTTCGATGCTGTCGTACTCAACGAGCTGGTGCAG AACCTGTCCGTGTGTCCAGAGGATGAGTCTATCATCATGTCTTCCTTCGTCAACACGATGACGTCACTCAGCGTCAAACAAG TTGAGGATGGCGAGGTGTTCGACTTCAGAGGCATGAGGCTCGACTGGTTTAGACTGcag GCCTACACCAGCGTGTCCAAGGCCAGTCTCGGGATCGCCGACCACAAGGAGCTCGGCAAAATGATGAACACCATCATCTTCCACACCAAGATGGTGGACTCGCTGGTGGAGATGCTGGTGGAGACCTCTGACCTCTCCATATTCTG TTTCTACAGCCGTGCGTTTGAGAAGATGTTCCAGCAGTGCTTGGAGCTTCCCTCGCAGAGCCGCCACTCCATCTGCTTCCCTTTGCTTTGCACACACTTCATGTCGTGCACACACGAGCTGTGTCCCGAGGAG CGGCACCACATCGGGGACCGCAGCTTGTCGTTGTGTAACATGTTTCTGGATGAGATGGCCAAACAAGCCCGAAACCTCATCACGGATATCTGCACTGAACAATGTACTCTTAGTGATCAG CTGCTTCCCAAACACTGTGCCAAGACCATCAGCCAGGCCGTCAACAAGAAGAGCAAGAAGGCCACGGGAAAGAAGGGCGAGCCGGAGCGAGAGAAACCGGGAGTGGAGAGCATGAGGAAGAACCGACTACTGGTCACTAA TCTGGACAAATTGCACACGGCGCTATCAGAACTCTGCTTCTCCATCAACTACGTTCCCAACTTGGCGGTGTGGGAGCACACGTTCACGCCGAGAGAGTACCTCACTTCACATCTGGAGATCCGGTTTACCAA GTCCATCGTGGGCATGACCATGTACAACCAGGCCACTCAGGAGATCGCCAAGCCCAGCGAGCTGCTGACCAGCGTGCGGGCCTACATGACGGTGCTGCAGTCCATCGAGAATTACGTCACCATCGACATCACGCGGGTTTTCAACAACGTCCTGCTGCAGCAGACGCAACATCTGGACAGCCACGGCGAGCCCACCATCACCAGCCTCTACACCAACTG GTACCTGGAGACGTTGCTGCGGCAGGTCAGCAACGGACACATCGCTTACTTTCCCGCCATGAAGGCTTTCGTCAACCTGCCCACGGAGAACGAGCTGACCTTCAACGCCGAGGAATACTCCGACATCTCAG AGATGCGCTCGCTGTCTGAGCTGCTGGGACCGTACGGCATGAAGTTCCTCAGCGAGAGCCTCATGTGGCACATCTCCTCGCAGGTGGCCGAGCTCAAG AAATTAGTGGTGGAGAACATGGAAGTGTTGACCCAGATGAGAACCAGCTTTGACAAACCCGACCACATGGCGGCGCTCTTCAAAAAGCTCACCT ccgtGGACAGCGTCCTGAAGAGGATGACTATCATCGGCGTGATCCTGTCATTCCGCTCCCTGGCCCAGGAAGCACTGCGAGAC GTGTTATCTTGCCACATTCCCTTCCTGGTCAGCTCGGTGGAGGATTTCAAGGACCACATTCCCAGAGAAACGGACATGAAG GTGGCCATGAACGTCTACGAGCTATCTTCCGCCGCCGGTTTGCCCTGCGAGATCGACCCGGCCCTGGTGGTGGCGCTGTCCTCGCAAAAGAGCG AGAACATCAGTCCAGAGGAGGAATATAAGATAGCGTGTCTGCTGATGGTGTTTGTGGCCGTTTCCTTGCCAACGCTGGCCAGCAACGTGATGTCGCAATACAGCCCCGCCATCGAag GCCACTGTAACAACATCCACTGCCTGGCCAAAGCCATCAACCAGATCGCCGCCGCACTCTTCACCATCCACAAAGGAAGCATCGAGGACCGCCTCAAAGAGTTCCTGGCT CTGGCCTCGTCCAGCCTTCTGAAGATCGGCCAGGAGACGGACAAGATGACGACGCGTAACAGAGAGTCGGTTTACCTGCTGCTGGACATG ATTGTGCAGGAGTCGCCCTTCCTGACCATGGACTTGCTGGAATCCTGCTTCCCATACGTGCTCCTGCGGAACGCCTACCACGCCGTCTACAAGCAGAGCATCAGCGCCAACGCataa